The genome window ATCGAGCAGCGAATGCTCAGCCACAATCTCTTCTGCACCCACAAACGTCTTGGTGTCCACTTTCATATCCTTATATCAACAGGTTACACATAAATACCAGATCCCTATTCGTCCTGGCCATCTTTTGCATCGCGGATTTCACCGACTTCCTTCAGCAATTCTTGCCGTCGCACGGGATCGTCCACAAGCTCTTCCAACGCCTTGCGGAAAGACGGCATATTTCCCAGCGGCCCCTTCAAAGCGGTCAACGCCTCACGAAGCTCAACAAGCTTGCGAAGTTCCGGCACCTGCTGCGCAATCGAGTCGGGCGAAAAATCCTGAAGCGTATCAAATTTCAGCAAAGCGCGCAGCGTTGCATCTGGGTCATCTTCGGCTAATACATTTTTCACCTCAAAGCTGCGCTCCAGACCCATTTCACGCATCACGCTGCCAAAGGTATTTTTATCAATTTCTACGGCTCGCCGTGTTTCTACTGGCGAATCATCCGGGCGACCAGAAAAATCCCCCAAAACAACCATTTTCAACGGGAGTTCGACTTCGGCTTGCTGGCCGCCAGTCGCAGGCACAAATTTGACATTGATTCGCTCTTTTGGGGCGACTGACCCTGTCTTAGACATGAAAATTCTTCCTTTACTCAATCTTCAGTTGAACATCGATAGCCACCTTGGCAAATTAGTCAAGGCTCTTCGAAGGGTTAATACCAATCAGCATTGATCAGAACTCTTGAGCCCAGTCGCGGGTTCCAATGGAGGTGATTGTGTCGGGCATGCTGACCAATTTGTT of Roseinatronobacter monicus contains these proteins:
- the tssB gene encoding type VI secretion system contractile sheath small subunit, which gives rise to MSKTGSVAPKERINVKFVPATGGQQAEVELPLKMVVLGDFSGRPDDSPVETRRAVEIDKNTFGSVMREMGLERSFEVKNVLAEDDPDATLRALLKFDTLQDFSPDSIAQQVPELRKLVELREALTALKGPLGNMPSFRKALEELVDDPVRRQELLKEVGEIRDAKDGQDE